In Bombus fervidus isolate BK054 chromosome 11, iyBomFerv1, whole genome shotgun sequence, a single genomic region encodes these proteins:
- the LOC139992489 gene encoding uncharacterized protein: protein MPGHRQPKSLERLSLGRVCQQLDGTCRRLQVLSQESSAAQILAYAKQTIRPYYINALPARLRSQVIEETSKMLYGPALDGSTLISGPAPLYLLALLLGHDIKQLKVNLCCYYGCSHQTSLLKLLASEGIGLESLELARSALLRLDCKLLRCALLNMKNLMSLTLRNIASDAVLQVVGKACPKLVHLDVACSRQVTDVGLKQLLLQVELRDKVPHTAMQEPTSWSRLKTLLSKLKMKNSKSEKREKQGVLLEYYESRNFLCDTLRVLNVANTGVTSTGVLLALVHVPRLESLAEYSHMGRVVEIMNKGLMGFKTPFSLTQARSCRTTPVRLELLAQACPRVEKLHISEPHHPPEALRLFPYVTSLSVHSIPSQREWLDGFYDYLRTNGHNLCELNLRITQNENPIELDLKEVFSNCSNLRTFTNDGSNIIWTEGADPPPLKYLKKIQLGRTVSAVAITKLLSLAPELTALHVHSCFDLTNEHLEKLLSISNKHRNPRKSDKCENSLVQNLTCFYIYEASKVSATTVLNMFKSCKRLRKIGNLANWGLDCEGVRMLRTTLTRANLDVDLCPGAHWFCGNCIQ from the coding sequence ATGCCTGGCCACCGTCAGCCTAAGTCCCTAGAGAGACTTAGTTTGGGACGTGTGTGTCAACAACTCGACGGGACGTGCCGCAGGCTGCAGGTGCTTTCACAAGAATCATCTGCTGCACAAATATTGGCATACGCAAAGCAGACCATTAGACCTTACTACATAAATGCCTTGCCAGCACGTTTGAGGTCTCAAGTTATCGAAGAAACTTCAAAAATGTTATATGGGCCTGCATTAGATGGATCAACTTTAATTTCTGGCCCAGCTCCTTTATACTTATTAGCCCTTCTTCTTGGACACGATATAAAACAGTTGAAAGTGAATCTCTGCTGTTACTATGGATGCAGCCATCAGACATCTTTACTAAAGCTACTTGCATCAGAAGGAATTGGACTTGAATCTTTAGAGCTGGCTCGTTCAGCTTTACTAAGATTGGACTGCAAATTATTAAGATGTGCTCTCTTAAATATGAAGAATCTGATGAGTTTAACTTTGCGTAATATAGCCAGTGATGCAGTGCTTCAAGTAGTGGGAAAAGCTTGTCCAAAACTTGTACACTTGGATGTAGCTTGTTCCAGACAAGTAACAGATGTAGGATTGAAGCAATTGCTGTTACAAGTAGAACTTAGAGACAAGGTGCCCCATACTGCGATGCAAGAACCTACTAGTTGGTCCCGTTTAAAAACACTGctttcaaaattgaaaatgaaaaattctaaatcaGAGAAAAGGGAGAAGCAAGGAGTACTTTTGGAATACTATGAAAGTAGAAACTTTCTCTGTGATACGCTCAGAGTACTTAATGTTGCTAACACTGGTGTAACTAGTACAGGAGTACTTCTGGCTTTGGTACATGTTCCACGGTTGGAATCTCTAGCAGAATATAGCCATATGGGAAGAGTAGTGGAAATTATGAACAAAGGACTTATGGGATTTAAAACTCCATTTAGTCTAACTCAAGCAAGAAGTTGCAGAACAACACCAGTTCGCTTAGAACTTTTAGCACAGGCATGCCCAAGAGTTGagaaattacatatttcaGAGCCTCATCATCCTCCTGAGGCTTTGAGATTATTTCCCTATGTCACTTCCTTGAGTGTGCACAGTATACCATCTCAAAGAGAATGGTTGGACGGTTTTTACGATTATCTTCGCACTAACGGTCACAATCTATGCGAACTTAATTTGAGAATAACGCAAAATGAAAATCCTATTGAACTTGATTTAAAAGAAGTTTTTAGTAATTGTTCTAATCTTAGAACATTTACTAATGATGGATCAAACATAATTTGGACAGAAGGTGCTGATCCTCCTCCactgaaatatttgaagaaaattcaattagGCCGTACGGTAAGTGCTGTTGCTATTACAAAACTTCTTTCATTAGCACCAGAGTTAACAGCACTACATGTTCATAGTTGTTTTGATCTCACTAATGAACACTTGGAAAAGTTATTAAGTATATCGAACAAACACAGAAATCCAAGAAAGTCTGATAAGTGTGAAAATAGTTTAGTACAAAACCTAACATGTTTTTACATATACGAGGCCAGTAAGGTATCTGCAACTACTGTGCTGAATATGTTTAAAAGTTGTAAAAGACTGAGAAAGATTGGAAACTTGGCAAATTGGGGTTTGGATTGTGAAGGTGTAAGGATGTTAAGAACAACATTAACTCGTGCAAATTTGGACGTGGATTTATGTCCAGGAGCTCATTGGTTTTGTGGTAATTGTATCCAATAA